A genomic stretch from Tamandua tetradactyla isolate mTamTet1 chromosome 15, mTamTet1.pri, whole genome shotgun sequence includes:
- the TMEM158 gene encoding transmembrane protein 158, whose protein sequence is MLPLLAALLAAACPLPVARGGAADAPGLLGAPLNASVNASSLEEPAAPRLLASAAPGSPERPGPEEAVAAPCNISVQRQMLSSLLVRWGRPRGFQCDLLLFSTNAHGRAFFAAAFHRVGPPLLIEHLGLAAGGAQQDLRLCVGCGWVRGRRPGRLRPAGATAGAPTALPAYPAAEPPGPLWLQGEPLHFCCLDFSLEELQGEPGWRLNRKPIESTLVACFMTLVIVVWSVAALIWPVPIIAGFLPNGMEQRRTTASAAAAAPAAVPAGTTAAAAAAAAAAAAAAAVTSGAATK, encoded by the coding sequence ATGCTGCCCCTGCTCGCCGCGCTGCTGGCCGCCGCCTGCCCGCTGCCCGTTGCTCGCGGCGGGGCCGCGGACGCGCCAGGCCTCCTCGGGGCACCCCTTAACGCCTCCGTCAACGCGTCGTCCCTGGAAGAGCCCGCCGCCCCGCGGCTGCTGGCCTCGGCGGCCCCCGGGTCCCCCGAGCGCCCGGGCCCGGAGGAGGCGGTGGCGGCGCCGTGCAACATCAGCGTGCAGCGGCAGATGCTGAGCTCGCTGCTTGTGCGCTGGGGCCGCCCGCGGGGCTTCCAGTGCGACCTGCTGCTCTTCTCCACCAACGCGCACGGCCGCGCCTTCTTCGCCGCCGCCTTCCACCGAGTCGGGCCGCCGCTGCTCATCGAGCACCTGGGGTTGGCGGCGGGCGGCGCGCAGCAGGACCTGCGCCTCTGCGTGGGCTGCGGCTGGGTGCGTGGCCGCCGCCCCGGCCGCCTCCGGCCCGCGGGCGCCACCGCCGGGGCGCCCACCGCGCTGCCCGCCTACCCCGCTGCCGAGCCCCCCGGGCCGCTGTGGCTGCAGGGGGAGCCGCTCCATTTCTGCTGCCTGGACTTCAGCCTGGAGGAGCTGCAGGGCGAGCCGGGCTGGCGGCTTAACCGCAAGCCCATCGAGTCCACGCTGGTGGCCTGCTTCATGACCCTGGTCATCGTCGTGTGGAGCGTGGCCGCCCTCATCTGGCCGGTGCCCATCATCGCCGGTTTCCTGCCCAACGGCATGGAGCAGCGCCGGACCACCGCCAGCGCCGCCGCGGCCGCCCCCGCCGCAGTGCCCGCCGGGACCACCGCGGCCGCCGCGGCCGCCGCTGCTGCAGCCGCCGCTGCCGCTGCCGTCACCTCGGGGGCGGCGACCAAGTGA